AGGGCTTGTGGAGGCAGAAGAGTTCACAGGAGTTGGTATCTGAAGCACTTGGTCAGCTCCACAATGAGGCGACAGCTGCTgagcagaggaagtggagatccTTGGAGAAGGTGGCACTGCAGCAGGTGAGTGGCTTCCGGCTCTCAGAAGAGACTCTGTCAGAGGGAAGAGGAAATTAGAAATAGGCACCGCTGGGGTCTGTGGTGGGTTTGACCCTCCAACTTTCTTTGTGCTAGTTCCATCACGGAGCTCTTCTCAAACATGACCGGTCGCCTACATGTTCAGCCTTGCTTCCCAATTATTTTCAAAAGTTTATTGCTTCTATATTTTGGGTTCATCTGCATTTCCAGGACCCAGAATGTTCTTACACCAACTTAGTAGTCAAAAGGTCCTGAGAGAATAGATTTAAATTAATGTCTGTCCTTGTTGCTGTTTTACAGGCCTCTTCCCGAAGACACAGGGATGGATACTCTTGGCTCTCACGCAGATGACCTTACATCTTGTAGGTACCTTACTGAAGCTAAACCTTTCTTAGGTGTAAAATATGACACAAATATATCTATTAATCCGTCTTTTTATTTAGCTCCGCCCAGTACGCTAAACATCAGCGGATCTCATCGCAAGCGCAAAACACTAGTGGCGCCAGAAATTAATATCTCATTGGACCAGAGTGAGGGCTCTGTGCTTTCTGATGACTTCTTAGACACACCAGATGATCTGGACATCAATGTGGATGATATTGAGACTCCAGATGAAACAGATTCATTGGAGTTCTTGGGCAATGGAAATGAGTTGGAATGGGAAGGTAAGGCTGTAATGAATGCAATCATGATTAGAAAAAACAACAGTCGCTTCTTGTATTTCATTGTTTTTACTACAATGTATCAACATAAAGCATTTTCTGACATACCGCATGTTAGGGTAGTGTCAcagctgcgttagggtcagttcagggtttacgtctctctgctccatttttggaggatttAAAACTGAATTGCACtaattagtttttttctccattggTGACAATGGTTTTTCAAAAAAATGAAGGCTTTCAGCCGGCTTCAGTTCcgttttgtttcagttttttttgtttttttttaaatctctgaaatcaatgggaaaaaaatgattattatttcatttcagttttacatcctccaaaaatggagcagagagatggaaacccagaACTGACCCCCCACCCCTACCCCTCGGGGGTGAAACCACCctttagggtgatttcacatatGTTCCGggcattccgctttcctgctctgttcagggagcgggaaagAGAAGTCCCTGCAGCCGAATGGTTCTGTgtctggacagaactgaacaaTGCTGGGCGGACCCTATTGACTAAAATGGGGTTCGcccactttccacccagctgcccggcttttggatgttAGAAAAAGCTCTGCATCTTCTTGTAGTATTTTCAGCCGCATCTCTGACAGAACCTCCGGACATAGATtccaatgtagatgtgaaactggccttatcaTCCCGGGTGCAGGAACCTTCTATTacgctgtttccctgaaaataagacatagcataattttttcagaatttttgaggatgcaaaatgattttcaggctttttgacgatgcttgaaatataagccctactccaaaattaaaccctgctaacagttaaaggggttgtcccgcgccgaaacggtttttttttttcaacccctcccccccccccccccgttcggcgcgagacaaccccgatgcaggggttaaaaaagaacaccgcacagcgcttacctgaatccccgcgctccggtgacttcttacttacctgctgaagatggccgccgggatcttctcactcggtggaccgcagggcttctgtgcggtccattgccgattccagcctcctgattggctggaattggcacgtgacggggcggagctacacggagccggcatcctgcacgagcggccccattgataaaagaagaagacccggactgcgcaagcgcgtctaatttggccattagacgccgaaaattagtcgggctccatggaaaagaggacgctagcaacggaacaggtaagtgaataacttcttataacttctgtatggctcataattaatgcacaatgtacattacaaagtgcattaatatggccatacagaagtgtataaccccacttgctgccacgggacaacccctttaatttaaaaagtcaatttaaatagtgtccaggcaactatacatgtaaaaaagttaaacctttttgaacaaaaattaatataagacactgtcttattttcggggaaacatggtaaatGTAAACTTGGCCCCCCATCATCCTAGGCTCCAGGATGGCACTGCTCCGTGAGATCGCTGCGTGGAGTCTTGGCCGGCTGCACGTCTCAGCAGCAATAGACAATAACTCCAATATATAATGAAGGTCAGCTTCTACACCAGAAGTCCCAGCTGGCAAATAGCTATTTGAACatttgaaataaagaatcaaAGGATAAATCTGGTGTAAAGCTGAACTTCATTATATGTTGGAGTTATGTTGGATTTATCGTCTATTGCCGCTGTGACCGAACTTCTAGTCTATATTTTGAACTTCACCAGCAATACCTCCATATCCAATGTCCTACAATTAAAGGTAAAGGTCGCTCCCCATCTTCTCTACAGATGACACACCTGTTGCGAGTGCCAAGAATATGCCTGGGGACAGCGCTGATTTGTTTGGTGATGGGGCTGTGGAAGAAGGGGGAACTACAAATGGACGCTTATGGAGAACCGTGATCATTGGGGAGCAGGAACATCGTATCGATCTGCAGATGATCAAACCCTACATGAAAGTGgttacacatggaggtgagggatTCCGGCTGCCTCTATGTATCTAATTATGTTATATCTTCAGTAACATTAGGGGAGTTTTGGGGTTACTTCTGGCTAACGTCTTTTCTTCCGTTGCAGGGTACTACGGTGAGGGTCTGAACGCCATCATTGTATTCGCTGCCTGTTGTTTACCGGACAGCAGCTGTCCAGATTACCATTATATCATGGAGAATCTCTTCCTGTACGTGGAGTTGACATTGGTGTGATTATGTATAGAGAGCAGATCTCATCTGTTAGATAATCTCCACTATGTAAGGAAGAATATGCCTTATGACATCTGATCCTATTTAAATACACGGACATTCATATCGTAGATCCCACTTGTGAAGACAGCAGAGCATTTACATCACAATACAACATggatcttttaaccccttaagaccagatattagaaaaaaaactttctgacagtgaggggaatcaatgagtggaacaggttaccacgggaggtggggagttcttcaaacataggctggaaagacatctgtctgggatgatttagtgatcctgcattgagcagggggttggacccgatgaccttggaggacccgatgaccttagaggacccgatgaccttagAGGTCCctgccaactctaccattctagaatTCTATGTTTCAGACCCAAAGGACCAGACACGTTTAGCcaatttacccatgtggtggttttatagcCCTATTTTTTACCGGACctgacaaaattatttttgcagcttttttgtgacatatagggctatattttAATACCTTTATTTTTAGAAAATCATTTTTTtgaatttatagttctttatttttaaaagtttcatatttacattaaaataaacacGGGAACGGGTTCACCATTTTGTTACAGATGTTTTGATGTATAATTTCTATAATCACAGATTACAGGGTCGATATGGCGATGGCTTAGCTTGGCGAGGGGTCAtcttttttatatacatatatatatatatatatttattttatttattttttttattctgtgcattttttaaacttgtttttgtaacttttttaacatctttgtcccacatgacgtcatataagacttctggaggtcattcacactgtattttttttttatttcacactttcccactgtagctggggcatccataggagccccagttacagagaacCAACCCTATAGTGTAATAGTCACTATTGGGAGCTGTTCTGGGGTC
The sequence above is a segment of the Eleutherodactylus coqui strain aEleCoq1 chromosome 7, aEleCoq1.hap1, whole genome shotgun sequence genome. Coding sequences within it:
- the ATCAY gene encoding caytaxin, producing MGTTEATLRMENVDVEVKEEWQDEDFPRPLPEDTGMDTLGSHADDLTSSPPSTLNISGSHRKRKTLVAPEINISLDQSEGSVLSDDFLDTPDDLDINVDDIETPDETDSLEFLGNGNELEWEDDTPVASAKNMPGDSADLFGDGAVEEGGTTNGRLWRTVIIGEQEHRIDLQMIKPYMKVVTHGGYYGEGLNAIIVFAACCLPDSSCPDYHYIMENLFLYVISSLELLVAEDYMIVYLNGATPRRRMPGLGWLKKCYQMIDRRLRKNLKALIIVHPSWFIRTVLAISRPFISVKFISKIQYVHSLEELEQIIPMENVHIPECVLQYDDERIKARRERAEENVEATSIPQAEDLSCK